A region of Geobacillus sp. 46C-IIa DNA encodes the following proteins:
- a CDS encoding sugar ABC transporter permease, whose protein sequence is MKGLIPAASSKGQIDGKVQWKFDFRSYTLVIALVFIAVIFGVLTDGEFISSRNLSNLFMQMSVISVLAIGMTLVIIAGHIDLSVGSIVGLTGGIAAILQVWYGWGTVSVIMVAIVAGALIGLWQGWWVAYRGVPAFIVTLGGMLIFRGILIGISNGETVAPLDSSFEAIGNSYLPYAIGYILAVVSIILLFVSVEKNRKKRKELGLALNSKANDYGKTLGYSLFILVLVYMLSRYYGVPIPMLIVVLLAVIFVFIAVKTPFGRYIYAIGGNIEAAALSGINIKRVVLSVFVLMGILSAVAGVLLTSRLNAATVSGGEMYELDAIAACVIGGTSLMGGRGNIVGAIIGALIMASIDNGMSMMNIETFWQYIVKGLILMIAVWADISSKSKAS, encoded by the coding sequence ATGAAAGGTCTAATTCCTGCAGCGTCATCGAAGGGCCAAATTGATGGAAAGGTACAGTGGAAATTTGACTTTCGTTCTTATACACTGGTTATAGCATTAGTCTTTATCGCCGTTATTTTCGGCGTCTTAACCGATGGTGAATTTATATCATCACGAAATTTGTCTAACTTATTTATGCAGATGTCCGTTATTTCTGTTTTAGCGATTGGTATGACCTTGGTCATTATAGCTGGCCATATTGATTTATCGGTTGGATCGATTGTCGGATTGACCGGGGGAATCGCTGCGATTTTGCAAGTATGGTACGGCTGGGGAACGGTTTCTGTCATTATGGTCGCTATTGTTGCCGGGGCGTTGATCGGACTCTGGCAAGGTTGGTGGGTAGCTTATCGAGGTGTTCCTGCTTTTATTGTCACCTTGGGAGGAATGTTAATTTTTCGGGGGATTTTAATCGGGATTAGCAACGGTGAAACAGTAGCGCCGTTAGATAGTAGTTTTGAGGCGATTGGGAATAGTTATCTTCCTTATGCGATCGGCTATATTTTAGCGGTTGTTAGCATCATCCTATTATTTGTTTCCGTAGAGAAAAATAGAAAAAAACGAAAAGAGTTAGGTTTAGCGCTCAATTCAAAAGCAAACGATTATGGAAAAACATTAGGCTATTCGCTGTTCATTTTAGTTCTGGTGTACATGCTAAGCCGTTATTACGGCGTTCCCATCCCAATGCTTATTGTTGTCCTGTTAGCGGTTATCTTTGTCTTCATCGCTGTGAAGACACCATTTGGACGATATATTTATGCGATCGGCGGGAATATTGAGGCGGCTGCATTATCCGGAATCAATATTAAGAGGGTCGTGCTGTCCGTTTTTGTTTTAATGGGAATCCTTTCTGCTGTAGCAGGTGTTCTTTTGACAAGCCGGCTGAATGCAGCTACAGTAAGCGGTGGGGAAATGTACGAGCTCGATGCTATCGCTGCTTGTGTCATTGGCGGTACGAGCCTGATGGGAGGAAGAGGAAATATTGTTGGGGCGATTATTGGCGCTCTGATCATGGCTAGTATCGATAACGGTATGAGCATGATGAACATTGAAACATTTTGGCAATATATCGTAAAAGGGTTAATTTTGATGATCGCTGTTTGGGCGGATATCTCAAGTAAAAGTAAAGCAAGTTGA
- a CDS encoding Gfo/Idh/MocA family protein has product MGRKVRFGIMGTAAIAKDVMIPAIRRVDHAEVVAIASESGKAREAARELGIPKAYDHYEQLLDDPDIDAVYIPLPNSLHAEWTIKAAKKKKHVLCEKPAAICEADVRRMIEGCEKNGVLFMEAFMYQFHPQHERVKQLLADGVIGDIKYMRTHFSFYLPDRATNIRMNPELGGGSLFDVGCYCVHSTRHILGAEPMELFVQSRFGTHRAVDLTTNGWMRMESGVLAQFTCSFDMLFQNEYEVVGTKGKIVVSRAYRPDIDGGEGRITIVTADGSEREETVSGDQYALQIEHFSRAILDGIPLLYSPERMIKQARALDACRTSMKTGNIIRL; this is encoded by the coding sequence GTGGGGCGTAAAGTTCGCTTTGGTATTATGGGTACAGCGGCCATTGCCAAAGACGTTATGATTCCCGCCATTCGCCGGGTGGATCACGCTGAAGTCGTGGCGATCGCCAGTGAAAGCGGGAAGGCCAGGGAAGCGGCACGGGAACTCGGAATTCCGAAGGCGTATGACCACTACGAACAGCTGCTTGATGACCCGGACATCGACGCGGTGTACATTCCGCTTCCGAACAGCTTGCACGCGGAATGGACGATCAAAGCGGCAAAGAAGAAAAAACATGTGCTTTGCGAAAAGCCGGCCGCCATATGTGAAGCGGATGTCCGACGCATGATCGAGGGGTGCGAGAAAAACGGTGTTTTATTTATGGAAGCGTTTATGTACCAGTTTCATCCGCAGCATGAGCGGGTGAAGCAGCTTTTAGCCGATGGAGTGATCGGTGACATCAAGTACATGCGTACTCATTTCTCTTTTTATTTGCCAGACCGGGCAACGAATATCCGCATGAACCCTGAGCTTGGCGGGGGAAGCTTGTTCGATGTCGGCTGCTATTGCGTGCACTCGACAAGACACATCCTTGGCGCCGAACCTATGGAACTATTTGTTCAGTCCCGTTTTGGTACGCACCGTGCGGTCGATTTAACGACGAATGGTTGGATGAGGATGGAAAGCGGTGTTCTTGCGCAGTTCACGTGCAGTTTTGACATGCTCTTTCAGAACGAATACGAAGTAGTGGGCACGAAAGGAAAAATCGTTGTCTCGCGGGCGTATCGGCCGGATATCGATGGCGGTGAGGGACGGATTACGATCGTAACGGCTGATGGAAGCGAGCGCGAGGAAACAGTGTCAGGCGATCAATACGCGCTGCAAATCGAGCACTTCTCGCGCGCCATTCTTGACGGCATACCGCTGTTGTATTCGCCAGAGCGCATGATCAAACAAGCGCGGGCGCTCGACGCTTGCCGAACATCGATGAAGACAGGAAACATCATAAGGTTATAA
- a CDS encoding aldose epimerase family protein, with the protein MKVTYEKWSEYNGKDVLLFTLINNRGVELSAMNYGCIVTRLCVPDRNGNIENVVLGFDQFEPYVENAPYFGAVIGRVAGRIREASFELDGITHQLAKNENNNHLHGGPNGFHRVLWQAEPIHRDDAVGVVFSYTSPDGEEGYPGTLDVQVTYWLNNDNEWTITYRARSDKTTLVNLTNHTYFNLSGNGKRDILDHTLTIQSSRVLELNEELIPTGRILDVAGTPFDLRHGKAIREAVESGHPQVELVGGGYDHPFWLERHHDKEIVLDDQESGRMLTVETDEVGVVVYTSNQLPEGMDLGGVRSRKYLGICLETQGLPDAIHHPQFPSVVLPAGKERLSTTVYRFGVRTS; encoded by the coding sequence ATGAAAGTGACATATGAAAAATGGTCTGAATATAACGGAAAAGACGTGCTTTTGTTTACATTGATCAATAACCGCGGCGTAGAACTGTCGGCGATGAACTATGGGTGTATTGTCACGAGGTTATGCGTTCCCGATCGAAACGGTAACATCGAAAATGTCGTACTTGGGTTTGACCAGTTTGAGCCGTATGTGGAGAATGCGCCTTACTTTGGCGCGGTCATCGGTCGGGTGGCGGGGCGCATTCGCGAGGCGAGCTTCGAACTCGACGGAATCACGCATCAATTGGCGAAAAACGAAAACAACAACCATCTGCACGGAGGACCGAACGGCTTCCATCGCGTGCTTTGGCAGGCAGAACCGATCCATCGTGATGATGCGGTCGGCGTCGTTTTTTCGTACACAAGCCCAGACGGGGAGGAAGGATATCCGGGAACATTGGACGTGCAAGTGACGTACTGGCTGAACAATGACAACGAATGGACGATCACGTATCGGGCTCGTTCGGACAAAACGACGCTCGTCAACTTGACGAACCATACGTATTTTAACTTAAGCGGCAACGGCAAACGTGATATTCTGGATCATACGCTAACCATCCAAAGCTCGCGTGTGCTCGAGCTAAACGAGGAACTGATTCCGACAGGGCGCATTTTGGATGTCGCCGGAACACCGTTTGATTTGCGGCACGGAAAGGCGATCCGGGAGGCGGTTGAATCCGGGCATCCGCAAGTCGAACTCGTTGGCGGGGGCTATGACCATCCGTTTTGGCTTGAACGGCATCACGACAAAGAAATTGTACTTGATGACCAAGAGAGTGGACGAATGTTGACGGTGGAGACGGATGAAGTCGGCGTAGTGGTGTATACATCGAACCAGTTACCAGAAGGAATGGATTTAGGGGGGGTGCGGTCGCGGAAATATTTAGGCATTTGCCTTGAAACACAAGGGTTGCCGGATGCGATTCACCATCCACAGTTTCCGTCGGTCGTATTGCCGGCTGGCAAGGAGCGACTATCAACGACGGTCTATCGGTTTGGCGTGCGGACATCATAG
- a CDS encoding HAD-IIA family hydrolase: protein MEEIEGVLIDLDGTIWKGNELIPHADEAVAYLRSLEKRIVFVSNRGNWSRRMCHEQLRRFGIAAAEEDIILSSTVTAQFLREHYPLCQVWTLGDDGLREELRHHQVPLARVPEEADFLVITLHETVTYRDLDLAFQAVHHGARIIATNIDKTVPSKHGSSIDVAGMVGAMEAVTSRKVEIVLGKPSCFMVEAALRQLQVPPSRCLIIGDSVESDLRMGRMHGIKTALVLTGNTMRSQLDTLRAKERPDYVLSSIGDIIRLGKEVMQ from the coding sequence ATGGAGGAAATCGAAGGGGTGTTGATTGATCTTGATGGGACGATATGGAAGGGAAATGAACTCATTCCGCATGCGGATGAGGCGGTTGCCTACCTCCGTTCTCTTGAAAAACGAATCGTGTTCGTCAGCAATCGCGGCAATTGGTCGCGGCGCATGTGCCATGAACAGCTTAGACGGTTTGGGATTGCGGCGGCAGAAGAAGACATCATTTTATCCTCAACGGTAACGGCTCAGTTTTTGCGGGAACATTATCCGTTATGCCAAGTTTGGACGCTGGGCGATGATGGGCTGCGCGAAGAATTGCGGCACCATCAAGTTCCATTGGCTCGAGTTCCCGAAGAAGCGGATTTTCTCGTGATCACCTTGCATGAAACGGTGACGTACCGCGATTTGGATTTGGCGTTTCAGGCTGTTCATCACGGTGCGCGAATCATTGCGACCAATATCGATAAAACGGTTCCGAGTAAACACGGGAGTTCTATTGATGTGGCCGGTATGGTGGGGGCGATGGAGGCGGTGACATCCCGAAAAGTGGAAATCGTGTTAGGCAAGCCTTCTTGCTTTATGGTCGAAGCTGCTTTGCGCCAACTGCAAGTGCCGCCCAGCCGTTGTCTCATCATTGGTGACAGTGTGGAGTCAGATCTTCGCATGGGACGGATGCATGGGATAAAGACCGCTCTAGTGTTGACCGGTAATACAATGCGAAGTCAGCTTGACACGTTGCGAGCCAAAGAACGCCCCGATTATGTGTTGAGTTCGATTGGTGACATCATCCGTCTAGGAAAGGAGGTCATGCAGTGA
- a CDS encoding sn-glycerol-1-phosphate dehydrogenase: MNQTLDNIVSLARQCWCGHRHYDIPIEQIVVSHEAFNRLAAYLQYKRYKKVVVVADARTFAAAGRSVCDKLKNESVHYTVCLVHPDENEDVIADERAIVQVLLETPNDVDVFIAIGAGTIHDITRFSSYKMKVPFVSIPTAPSVDGFTSMGAPLIIRGVKKTIQAQAPIAVFADIEVLRNAPKEMIAAGFGDMVAKYTSLADWQFAHWMTDEPYCPFVHQLTEQSLQTCGDHLDDIADGSEQGIRVLMDALLQSGIAMLLMGQSYSASGAEHHLSHYWEMEFLRQKKRQVLHGAKVGVSTPIIVEHYQRVFWSLLNELEKRPKSMDEVAWERLKANAASIRKLLESFPSAERIRTMLETVGGAAHPGQLGIDPQLVERSLREAHRLRSNRFTMLYFLNEFVL; this comes from the coding sequence GTGAATCAAACATTAGACAACATCGTTTCATTAGCTAGACAATGCTGGTGCGGGCATCGTCATTATGATATTCCGATTGAACAAATCGTCGTGAGCCATGAGGCGTTCAACCGGCTGGCCGCTTATTTGCAGTACAAACGATACAAGAAAGTGGTTGTGGTGGCCGACGCGCGCACGTTTGCGGCGGCAGGGCGATCCGTGTGCGACAAACTGAAAAATGAATCGGTTCACTATACAGTGTGCCTCGTTCACCCCGATGAAAATGAAGATGTCATCGCCGATGAACGTGCGATCGTGCAGGTGCTGCTAGAAACGCCGAATGATGTCGACGTGTTCATTGCCATAGGGGCGGGAACGATTCACGACATTACCCGTTTTAGCAGTTATAAAATGAAGGTTCCGTTTGTTTCGATTCCTACTGCTCCATCGGTCGATGGATTTACGTCCATGGGTGCTCCGCTCATCATTCGCGGGGTGAAAAAAACCATTCAAGCACAGGCGCCGATTGCGGTGTTTGCCGATATCGAAGTGTTGCGGAATGCGCCGAAAGAGATGATCGCTGCTGGGTTCGGTGATATGGTGGCGAAGTATACGTCATTGGCTGATTGGCAGTTTGCTCATTGGATGACGGATGAGCCGTATTGCCCATTCGTTCATCAGTTGACGGAACAGTCGTTGCAAACGTGTGGCGATCATCTCGATGACATTGCCGATGGCAGTGAACAAGGGATTCGTGTATTAATGGATGCGCTGTTGCAGTCGGGCATTGCCATGTTGCTGATGGGGCAATCGTACTCGGCTTCGGGCGCTGAACATCATCTGTCCCACTACTGGGAAATGGAATTTTTGCGTCAGAAAAAACGGCAAGTGCTTCACGGGGCGAAGGTCGGCGTGTCGACTCCGATCATCGTTGAGCATTATCAACGCGTGTTTTGGTCGCTGTTGAACGAATTAGAAAAACGACCGAAATCAATGGACGAAGTCGCATGGGAACGACTCAAAGCCAATGCGGCTTCTATTCGGAAACTGCTCGAATCATTCCCCTCCGCAGAGCGCATCCGGACCATGTTAGAGACAGTAGGAGGTGCCGCTCACCCGGGACAACTCGGAATCGATCCACAATTAGTCGAGCGGAGTTTGCGGGAGGCTCACCGCCTGCGTAGCAATCGGTTCACCATGCTGTACTTTTTGAATGAGTTCGTGTTGTAG
- a CDS encoding aldose epimerase family protein, with protein MQVAYQKWSELDGKDVQLFTLMNDRGVELSATNYGCIVTKLLVPDRKGNVENVVLGFDRFEPYLTNAPYFGAVIGRVAGRIQGASFELDGVTYQLAKNENNNHLHGGPNGFHRVLWQAEPVRRGDAVGVVFSYTSPDGEEGYPGTVDVQVAYWLNNDDEWTVTYRARSDRTTLLNLTNHTYFNLSGNLKRDILDHELTIKSSRVLELNRELIPTGAVMDVANTPFDLRQGKKVKEAVESGYPQIELAGRGYDHPFWLDRQHDEEIVLCDAESGRTLTVETDEVGVVVYTSNQLPEGLDLGGVPSRKYLGICLETQGLPDAIHHPQFPSCALPKGEEHVSVTKYRFGVF; from the coding sequence ATGCAAGTTGCATACCAAAAATGGTCCGAACTCGATGGAAAAGACGTTCAATTGTTCACCTTGATGAACGATCGCGGCGTGGAATTATCGGCGACGAACTACGGGTGCATCGTGACGAAACTGCTCGTTCCGGACCGAAAGGGGAATGTGGAGAATGTCGTGCTTGGGTTTGACCGGTTTGAGCCATATTTGACAAATGCTCCTTACTTCGGCGCGGTGATTGGACGGGTGGCGGGGCGCATTCAAGGGGCGAGCTTTGAACTGGATGGCGTCACGTATCAACTGGCGAAAAACGAAAACAACAACCATCTGCATGGCGGTCCGAACGGATTTCATCGCGTGCTTTGGCAGGCGGAGCCTGTCCGGCGCGGCGATGCGGTCGGGGTCGTGTTTTCCTACACCAGTCCGGACGGAGAAGAAGGGTATCCCGGAACGGTCGACGTTCAAGTGGCGTACTGGCTTAATAACGATGATGAATGGACCGTCACCTATCGGGCCCGCTCTGACCGGACGACGCTGCTTAACTTAACGAACCATACGTATTTTAATTTAAGCGGCAATTTGAAACGGGATATTTTGGATCATGAATTAACGATCAAAAGTTCCCGCGTTTTAGAGCTGAATCGCGAGTTGATCCCGACCGGGGCTGTTATGGACGTCGCCAACACGCCGTTTGATTTGCGGCAAGGAAAGAAAGTGAAAGAGGCGGTTGAATCCGGGTATCCGCAAATCGAATTGGCTGGGCGCGGGTATGATCATCCGTTTTGGCTTGATCGGCAACATGACGAGGAAATTGTGCTTTGCGATGCGGAGAGCGGACGGACGTTAACGGTTGAGACGGATGAAGTGGGCGTTGTCGTTTACACGTCGAACCAATTGCCGGAAGGGCTCGATCTTGGCGGCGTGCCGTCGCGGAAATATTTAGGCATTTGCCTAGAAACGCAAGGGCTGCCTGATGCGATCCATCATCCGCAGTTTCCGTCTTGCGCGTTGCCGAAAGGGGAAGAGCACGTGTCGGTCACGAAGTATCGGTTTGGTGTGTTTTAA
- a CDS encoding sensor histidine kinase, with protein sequence MGSIRLRFYTLRNQILIVFVSVMVIVLCFVGVITFHLVSALLKNNAEQQIEQTAIHASGRLEALYQQIDALSNQVATNMYVQQMLLKTVGGYSPSFKEKQELMHIANSFQAYSDGIHSFELYTNDYRRLFPLDEEKLDARIDNQWIQRAEKAGGKMVWIGRDPKAPGYFLAVRQVRLMDRWFSPGGYLVIRINRDYFQFDDYFDDKKGYIVLTDANETLLFSNYQGDWRQLFHRERPIIQSRKQEYLIVKKVSALTGWTLTIITPVEVLTEGVSVLKNALLLSGTIGFLIFLAFSFSLSTMITQPILRLTKAMQRGKNGEFIESPPISSSTVEIRQLNETYNALVAHIKHLIQVVYEKELVRSQAELKALQAQINPHFLFNTLDALYWSLVEKGDEESAQFVLNMSKLFRYTISVTNRDEWVTLQQEVDHIRRYMEIMKLRWGDRLLWDIVVPARFLHVPIPKLLIQPLVENAVLHGIGNKKEQGSVLVTIEEDDSYFELTVKVIDDGVGMSAKTQQEIERLLNKKEPDALKGEGMAIVNVNRRLQLYYGEDRKIMIESEQGKGTCISFRIPKSGGIR encoded by the coding sequence TTGGGAAGCATACGGTTGCGTTTTTATACATTGCGTAATCAAATCTTAATTGTTTTCGTATCTGTTATGGTGATCGTGCTATGTTTTGTAGGGGTGATTACCTTTCACCTCGTTTCGGCGTTGCTGAAAAATAACGCTGAACAGCAAATCGAGCAAACGGCGATTCATGCGAGTGGAAGGCTAGAGGCTCTGTATCAACAAATCGATGCCTTAAGCAACCAAGTGGCTACCAATATGTATGTTCAGCAAATGCTTTTAAAAACGGTAGGCGGCTACTCCCCGAGTTTTAAAGAAAAGCAGGAATTAATGCATATTGCCAATTCATTTCAGGCGTATTCCGATGGCATTCATTCATTTGAATTATATACGAACGACTATCGGCGGCTCTTTCCTCTAGATGAAGAAAAATTAGACGCGAGAATAGACAACCAATGGATTCAACGTGCTGAGAAGGCAGGAGGGAAAATGGTATGGATCGGCCGCGATCCGAAGGCGCCAGGGTATTTTTTGGCAGTGCGTCAAGTTCGGTTGATGGATCGCTGGTTTTCTCCGGGGGGGTATTTAGTTATTCGAATTAACAGAGATTATTTCCAGTTTGATGACTATTTTGACGATAAAAAAGGGTACATTGTTCTCACCGACGCTAACGAGACCCTTCTTTTTTCCAATTATCAAGGGGATTGGCGGCAGCTGTTTCATCGGGAACGCCCGATTATTCAAAGCAGGAAACAGGAATATTTGATCGTAAAGAAAGTGTCTGCGTTAACCGGATGGACGTTGACCATCATCACTCCAGTGGAAGTTTTGACGGAAGGAGTCTCCGTTTTAAAAAATGCTCTTCTTCTCTCAGGGACAATCGGGTTTTTGATTTTCCTCGCCTTTTCATTTTCTCTTTCCACGATGATCACGCAGCCGATTTTGCGGCTGACGAAGGCGATGCAGCGCGGAAAAAATGGCGAATTTATTGAAAGTCCGCCGATCTCATCATCTACAGTCGAGATCCGTCAACTGAATGAGACGTATAATGCCTTGGTTGCCCATATTAAACATTTAATTCAAGTTGTCTATGAAAAAGAGCTCGTTCGCAGTCAGGCAGAGTTAAAAGCGCTGCAAGCGCAAATTAATCCACATTTTCTCTTTAATACTCTTGATGCGTTGTATTGGTCATTAGTGGAAAAAGGCGATGAGGAATCAGCCCAATTTGTGCTGAATATGTCCAAGCTATTCCGTTATACGATTAGCGTAACAAATCGTGATGAATGGGTCACTCTCCAACAAGAAGTTGACCATATTCGCCGTTATATGGAAATTATGAAACTGCGCTGGGGAGATCGTCTCCTATGGGACATTGTCGTTCCTGCCCGTTTTCTCCATGTTCCGATCCCGAAGTTGTTAATTCAGCCGCTCGTTGAAAATGCAGTATTGCATGGAATTGGCAATAAAAAGGAACAAGGTTCAGTTCTCGTGACTATTGAGGAGGACGATTCCTATTTTGAGTTAACTGTCAAAGTCATTGATGATGGGGTTGGTATGAGTGCAAAAACACAACAGGAAATCGAGCGGCTGTTAAATAAAAAGGAACCGGACGCCTTAAAAGGAGAGGGAATGGCCATTGTCAATGTCAATCGGCGGCTTCAGCTCTATTATGGAGAGGACCGAAAAATCATGATTGAAAGCGAGCAAGGGAAGGGGACATGCATCTCGTTTCGTATTCCTAAGAGCGGGGGGATTCGATGA
- a CDS encoding response regulator, whose amino-acid sequence MSLFQTILIVDDEPRTREGLRKTVDMWAVGKYEVISAANADEAIEIAKRKPIHLLITDIRMPEMTGLELIKQLRLLGSRPVTIIISAYSEFAYAQEAITLGVVNYLLKPIDRDELLRAAEEAIEVWKERQKTETAKKIIDQHVFEAEEGIRSPLIRQAIQFVGEHLHQPFSLREVSEFLHVNASYLSALFKEETNLTFSEYVTRSRLQKAKSLLLTTNLTVAEVAEQVGYQTVKYFVKLFKEFEGITPSQFRKEHLKKVDF is encoded by the coding sequence ATGAGCTTATTTCAAACGATTTTAATCGTTGACGATGAGCCGCGGACGCGGGAAGGGTTGAGAAAAACAGTGGATATGTGGGCGGTAGGAAAATATGAAGTGATTAGTGCCGCCAATGCCGATGAGGCCATCGAGATCGCGAAACGGAAGCCTATTCACTTGCTTATTACGGACATTCGGATGCCCGAGATGACCGGTTTGGAGCTGATCAAGCAGCTGCGCCTGCTTGGCTCTAGGCCGGTAACGATTATTATATCAGCCTATTCTGAATTTGCTTATGCCCAAGAAGCGATTACGTTAGGAGTGGTCAATTATTTACTAAAACCGATTGACCGTGACGAGCTTTTGCGGGCGGCAGAAGAAGCGATCGAAGTTTGGAAAGAACGCCAAAAAACAGAAACGGCAAAGAAAATCATCGACCAGCACGTTTTTGAGGCTGAAGAAGGGATCCGGTCCCCATTAATCAGGCAAGCAATTCAATTTGTTGGCGAACATCTTCATCAACCGTTTAGTTTGCGCGAGGTATCTGAGTTTCTTCATGTGAATGCCAGCTATTTAAGCGCTTTGTTTAAAGAGGAAACAAATTTGACGTTTAGCGAGTATGTCACAAGATCACGGCTGCAAAAGGCGAAAAGCCTGTTATTGACAACGAACTTAACAGTCGCCGAAGTGGCGGAACAGGTCGGATACCAAACAGTCAAATATTTTGTCAAATTGTTTAAGGAGTTCGAAGGGATCACGCCGTCTCAATTTCGCAAAGAACACCTAAAAAAAGTAGACTTTTAG
- a CDS encoding extracellular solute-binding protein, which translates to MLKKAYSLLVVVMMVVSLALAGCSNSTNSGGSSSDSDKKVTIKFMHLWTPGSSKQHNMIVNNIIKEFEEQNPNVKVEQETLENEQYKNKLKVLAASNELPDVGMTWAAGFLEPYVKGNLFAPLDDVLNSGLKDQFVSGTTEAYAVNGKTYALPLELNITPIYYNKELFSRYGLEVPKTYEEFKHVVETLAKNGVAPIALGNKDRWTGSLWYMYLADRIGGAETLKNAINGSGTFEDPSLVKAAEEVQNLVKMNAFIKGFNGLSNDEAKAEFTNEKAAMYLMGTWDLPQFTTNEDIPKEFRDKVGFFKFPVVDGGKGNVDSWVGGPGVGLFVSENSKAKEEAKKFAKFFIEKWGEMSVTQAGVIPATKVDTSNMDLPQMYIDVLNELNKATNITLFADVQMNPEAAQTHLNLIQSLFGGEISPEDFAKQHQEVLSQTK; encoded by the coding sequence ATGTTGAAGAAAGCGTATTCATTATTAGTTGTTGTGATGATGGTCGTTTCTCTCGCTTTAGCCGGGTGTTCAAACTCGACGAATAGCGGTGGATCATCGTCCGATTCGGACAAAAAAGTGACGATTAAGTTTATGCACCTTTGGACGCCAGGAAGTTCCAAGCAGCATAATATGATCGTCAACAACATCATTAAAGAATTTGAAGAGCAAAACCCGAATGTCAAGGTTGAGCAAGAAACGTTAGAAAATGAGCAATACAAAAACAAATTGAAAGTATTGGCGGCTTCAAACGAACTGCCGGATGTCGGCATGACATGGGCAGCGGGATTTTTAGAGCCGTATGTAAAAGGCAACTTGTTCGCGCCGCTTGACGATGTATTAAATTCTGGGTTGAAAGATCAGTTTGTTTCTGGCACAACAGAAGCCTATGCGGTAAACGGAAAAACGTATGCGCTTCCACTTGAACTGAATATTACACCGATTTACTACAACAAAGAACTGTTTTCGCGCTATGGTTTAGAAGTGCCGAAAACATATGAAGAATTTAAACATGTTGTTGAGACGCTGGCGAAAAACGGTGTCGCTCCGATCGCTCTCGGGAATAAAGACCGTTGGACAGGTTCGCTTTGGTATATGTATCTTGCTGATCGGATCGGCGGTGCGGAAACGTTGAAAAATGCTATTAATGGCAGCGGAACGTTCGAAGATCCGAGCTTAGTCAAAGCGGCGGAAGAAGTTCAAAATTTGGTGAAAATGAACGCATTTATCAAAGGGTTTAACGGATTATCGAACGATGAAGCCAAGGCGGAATTTACAAACGAAAAAGCGGCCATGTATTTGATGGGAACATGGGATTTGCCGCAGTTTACGACGAACGAGGATATCCCGAAAGAGTTCCGGGATAAAGTCGGATTCTTTAAGTTCCCTGTAGTCGATGGTGGAAAAGGAAATGTAGACAGCTGGGTCGGCGGTCCGGGTGTCGGGCTATTTGTGTCTGAAAATTCAAAGGCGAAAGAGGAAGCGAAAAAGTTTGCGAAGTTCTTTATTGAAAAATGGGGCGAAATGTCCGTCACCCAGGCCGGCGTAATTCCGGCGACGAAAGTGGATACGTCAAACATGGATTTGCCGCAAATGTATATTGACGTATTAAATGAACTGAACAAAGCGACAAATATTACGCTGTTTGCTGACGTGCAAATGAATCCGGAAGCAGCGCAAACGCATTTGAATTTAATTCAGTCGCTGTTTGGCGGTGAAATTTCGCCGGAAGATTTTGCGAAACAACACCAGGAAGTATTGTCACAAACGAAATAA